The Neurospora crassa OR74A linkage group IV, whole genome shotgun sequence genome has a segment encoding these proteins:
- a CDS encoding alpha/beta hydrolase fold-3 domain-containing protein: MSNNSAFTFSPPGPQHPIFSSASTPNIGTSASIDPRIPTVGSRARDLHYSIRDFLSTHPLLELGGQEHFSVERRRHQDVFGLHALPKDKIHPIDDVEFTAIRGPHGTIPVRILYPTSGKDNRNKGKAGALIYFHGGGYTVGSVDEFENGLRLIAEESGCQVYAVEYRLAPEFKYPVQLDEYSAVIDWVQGEGGKTRGVHPEKVVGGGDSAGGNMTAAICLRRMDEGRKPLAGQILLYPEARLPFDTPAATENNSDISPQDRYVSPGMQSVEDLRHQPPAAVFTSGYDPLRDVGCEYASKLSQAGVPTRWRHYDNLTHGWLQLTAWSEVAEQAVKDVAHQVKRLVFAATDTHTLKSPQGQLPVDRLNVRDLTSANSQRGQTGDRPTTRAARTTRVTTPFKINTFSKPRNRLLD, from the exons ATGTCCAACAACTCTGCCTTCACCTTTTCTCCTCCAGGGCCCCAGCACCCTATATTTTCTTCAGCCTCGACACCGAACATCGGAACAAGCGCTTCCATCGACCCGCGCATCCCTACCGTCGGGTCCCGCGCTCGCGATCTCCACTACTCCATCCGCGACTTTCTCTCTACCCATCCACTCCTCGAGCTCGGTGGCCAAGAACACTTTTCTGTTGAGCGTCGACGCCATCAAGACGTGTTTGGTCTCCATGCCCTACCCAAGGACAAAATCCATCCGATCGATGACGTCGAGTTTACTGCCATCCGAGGGCCCCATGGGACGATTCCTGTTCGTATTCTGTATCCAACTTCAGGAAAGGACAACCGCAACAAAGGAAAAGCAGGGGCCTTGATATACTTCCATGGGGGCGGGTATACCGTTGGATCAGTAGACGAGTTTGAAAATGGACTTCGCTTGATCGCCGAGGAGTCAGGCTGTCAGGTCTACGCGGTGGAGTACAGACTGGCGCCCGAGTTCAAGTACCCGGTGCAATTGGATGAGTATTCGGCCGTGATCGACTGGGTGCAGGGCGAGGGAGGGAAGACAAGAGGGGTCCATCCTGAAAAAGTAGTGGGTGGAGGGGATTCGGCGGGCGGAAACATGACAGCAGCCATCTgtttgaggaggatggatgaAGGACGAAAGCCACTGGCTGGGCAGATCTTGCTGTATCCCGAGGCAAGACTGCCGTTTGATACGCCGGCCGCGACAGAGAACAATTCCG ACATCTCCCCCCAAGACCGTTACGTCTCGCCCGGTATGCAATCCGTCGAGGACCTCCGTCATCAACCACCCGCCGCCGTGTTCACCTCTGGCTACGACCCCCTGCGAGACGTCGGCTGCGAATACGCAAGCAAGCTGTCACAAGCTGGAGTACCGACTCGCTGGCGTCACTACGACAACCTCACCCACGGCTGGCTTCAGCTGACGGCGTGGTCGGAAGTGGCAGAGCAGGCTGTCAAGGATGTTGCGCACCAAGTCAAGAGGCTGGTTTTTGCGGCGACTGATACACATACGCTCAAAAGTCCTCAGGGCCAATTACCAGTTGACAGGCTCAATGTGCGTGACTTGACGTCGGCCAATTCGCAGCGCGGGCAGACTGGTGATCGGCCAACCACTAGAGCCGCTCGCACCACTCGCGTTACCACCCCCTTCAAAATTAACACATTCAGCAAGCCGCGAAATCGTTTGTTGGATTAG
- a CDS encoding ATP-dependent Zn protease: MDHPHHPPPGHGHPPPQHGHYERTTAEFFNHASARRIDTQCVIAATLKRQYPNLELTIAPIYSVNLLGFAAAGHATITPLTEDLCSSANKYPTSLSTTSYVPPARRIDNSPGFLVKDIIFAKYLLKWQSKEFILYIVDGRDGASAYPHLKNNYILAPSTHHSESLLLAAGKWSDSLLNEIWVYDHGRWEKSRELWESIQGASWENVILDGDMKEALIQDHLNFFESKETYKKLKVPWKRGVIYWGPPGNGKTISIKAMMKTLLDREDSVPSLYVRSLVSYAGPEYALSQIFQKARQFAPCYLIFEDLDSLVTDNVRSYFLNEVDGLKSNDGIFMIGSTNHLERLDPGISKRPSRFDRKYLFPNPDLKQRVAYCKFWQNKLKGNETIEFPDVLIQKIAEITDDFSFAYIQEAFVASLLTIARDSKEKEEILARSGIEDDWERLTLGDSDGSDDGGDGGDEEDLDKYVLWVEIKKQVAILREGIEHED, translated from the exons ATGgaccaccctcaccaccctcctcccggTCACGGCCACCCACCGCCTCAACATGGGCACTATGAAAGGACAACCGCCGAATTCTTCAACCACGCCTCGGCCCGGCGCATCGACACACAATGCGTCATCGCCGCCACCCTCAAAAGGCAATATCCCAACCTCGAACTAACCATCGCACCCATCTACTCGGTCAACCTTCTCGGCTTCGCTGCGGCCGGCCACGCCACCATCACCCCGCTCACCGAAGACCTCTGCTCCTCCGCCAACAAATACCCCACCAGCCTGTCCACAACATCCTACGTCCCGCCCGCCCGACGCATCGACAACTCCCCCGGCTTTTTGGTCAAGGACATCATCTTTGCCAAGTACCTCCTCAAATGGCAATCCAAGGAATTCATTCTGTACATCGTCGACGGGCGCGACGGGGCCTCGGCCTACCCGCACCTGAAGAACAACTACATCCTGGCTCCGTCGACGCACCACTCCGAGTCGCTGTTGTTGGCCGCCGGTAAATGGTCCGACTCGCTGCTGAATGAGATTTGGGTATATGATCACGGACGGTGGGAGAAGAGTCGGGAGCTGTGGGAGAGTATCCAGGGAGCGAGCTGGGAGAATGTGATTTTGGATGGAGACATGAAGGAGGCCCTTATCCAGGATCACCTGAATTTCTTTGAGAGCAAGGAGACGTACAAAAAGTTGAAGGTGCCATGGAAGAGGGGAGTCATTTATTGGGGCCCGCCGGGGAACGGCAAGACGATCAGTATCAAGGCCATGATGAAGACGTTGTTGGATCGGGAGGATAGCGTGCCGAGCTTGTATGTGAGGAGTTTGGTTTCG TACGCCGGCCCTGAATACGCCCTCTCGCAAATCTTCCAAAAAGCCCGCCAGTTCGCCCCCTGCTACCTCATCTTTGAAGACCTCGACTCCCTCGTCACCGACAACGTGCGCTCCTACTTTCTCAACGAAGTCGACGGCCTCAAATCCAACGACGGCATCTTCATGATCGGATCCACCAACCACTTGGAACGGCTCGATCCCGGCATCTCCAAGCGTCCTTCGCGGTTCGATCGCAAGTACCTCTTCCCCAACCCGGACCTCAAGCAAAGAGTCGCGTACTGCAAGTTCTGGCAGAACAAGCTAAAAGGAAACGAGACCATTGAGTTTCCGGATGTGTTGATCCAGAAGATTGCCGAGATTACGGATGATTTCAGCTTTGCGTACATCCAGGAAGCCTTTGTGGCGAGTTTGCTGACTATTGCGAGGGAttccaaggagaaggaggagatttTGGCAAGGAGTGGGATCGAGGATGATTGGGAGAGGTTGACCCTTGGAGACTCGGATGGCAGTGATGATGGAGGTGACGgtggagatgaggaggatctgGACAAGTATGTGCTTTGGGTTGAGATCAAGAAGCAGGTTGCTATCCTGAGGGAGGGGATTGAGCATGAGGATTGA